In Castanea sativa cultivar Marrone di Chiusa Pesio chromosome 6, ASM4071231v1, a single window of DNA contains:
- the LOC142640304 gene encoding uncharacterized protein LOC142640304 produces MCKDLMNQSQHLQRVVDHFTNEQIANNRLQLKASIFIVKYLAFQAIAFRGRVESFSLLNRGNFLESLGIVTFWNKKVAEIIEKAPKNATYTSPRIQKEILHVFSGKVKKTIREEIGDAKFCIMVDEAHDKSMREQMAMVFRYVDIYKIFESMDMMEQATCKRNEQLKVTNANEIARLIDLEELETRSGLNQIVLQNIIDDAIDGEHRAEAESAYDGLTSFEFVFILHLEKETMEITNKLCQALQSQSQDILNVRHLVSSTKALIQKFRDNGWDDLLTTLISFCEKHCINVPDMNARYVTRQGRARNQQDNVTIDHHYRVNIFHVAIDSQLQELNHQFNENTMELLRLSSNLEPRETLKSFRISTATTKRAFLAIKVVKTNLRSKMENDFLTDSSMLYIENDITSTFSLNLIINDFEDLKKRRIPFS; encoded by the exons ATGTGTAAGGATTTGATGAACCAATCGCAGCATTTACAAAGGGTAGTTGATCATTTCACTAATGAACAAATTGCAAATAATCGATTGCAACTAAAGGCCTCAATTTTTATTGTCAAATATCTTGCCTTTCAAGCTATAGCTTTTAGAGGTCGAGTTGAAagttttagtttattaaatcgTGGGAACTTTCTTGAATCATTGGGTATTGTGACTTTTTGGAATAAGAAGGTTGctgaaataatagaaaaggCTCCCAAAAATGCAACCTACACATCACCTAGGATTCAAAAGGAAATTCTACATGTTTTCTCAGGTAAAGTGAAGAAGACCATTCGGGAAGAAATTGGTGATGCAAAGTTTTGCATAATGGTTGATGAAGCTCATGATAAGTCCATGAGAGAGCAAATGGCTATGGTTTTTAGATATGTTGAT atatacaaaatatttgagAGCATGGATATGATGGAGCAAGCAACATGCAAG CGTAATGAGCAATTGAAAGTTACCAATGCTAATGAAATAGCACGTTTGATTGATCTTGAAGAGCTTGAGACTAGAAGTGGACTTAATCAAATTG ttttacaaaatataattgatgATGCAATTGATGGAGAACATCGGGCAGAAGCAGAGTCAGCTTATGATGGTTTAACTTCATTTGAATTTGTCTTCATCTTGCATCTTGAGAAGGAAACTATGGAGATCACTAATAAACTTTGTCAAGCTTTGCAAAGCCAATCTCAAGACATTTTAAATGTCAGGCATTTAGTTTCATCTACTAAAGCACTTATCCAAAAATTTAGAGATAATGGATGGGATGACTTACTCACCACTTTGATATCATTTTGTGAGAAGCATTGCATTAATGTCCCAGATATGAATGCTCGTTATGTTACGAGGCAAGGTCGAGCTCGTAATCAGCAAGATAACGTTACAATCGACCATCATTATCGTgtaaatatttttcatgttgCAATAGATTCTCAACTACAGGAACTAAATCATCagtttaatgaaaatacaatgGAGTTACTTAGGCTTAGCTCAAATTTAGAACCTCGAGAGACATTAAAATCTTTCAGAA TTTCTACTGCTACTACAAAGCGAGCATTTTTAGCTATAAAAGTTGTTAAAACTAACCTTCGAAGCaaaatggaaaatgattttttgacgGACTCTTCAATGTTATACATTGAAAATGATATAACTTCGACATTTAGTTTGAATTTAATCAtaaatgattttgaagatttgaaaaaGCGTCGAATTCCTTTTTCATAG